In a genomic window of Muntiacus reevesi chromosome 1, mMunRee1.1, whole genome shotgun sequence:
- the ECM1 gene encoding extracellular matrix protein 1, protein MGTVSGAALVLACLTVASVASDGGFKTSGQRELGPEPLTHPLQEVGYAAPPSPPLTRALPQGHPDTAQHSLHFEGQSEVQPPPSQEAIPLQEELLPPQLPVEKKGGPPLPQEAVPLQEELPPPQVPIEQKEEKPAPSMDHSPPEPESWNPAQHCQQGRPRGGWGHRLDGFPPGRPSLDNLDQICLPSRQHVVYGPWNLPQTGFSHLSRQGETLNLLETGYSRCCRCHNPTNRLDCAELVWEDAVTRFCEAEFSVKTQPHGCCKKQGEARLSCFQEEAPRPHYQLRACPSHQPGISLGPELPFPPGLPTVDNIKNICHLKRFRSVPRNLPATDSIQRQLQALTRLEAEFQRCCRQGNNHTCTWKAWEDTLDGYCDREQAIKTHHHSCCRYPPSPLRDECFARRAPYPNYDRDILTLDLSRITPNLMNHLCGNQRVLSKHKQIPGLIQKVTARCCDLPLPEQACCAEEEKSAFINDLCGSRRNFWRDSALCCKLSPGDEQVNCFNTNYLRNVALVTGDTRDAKGPRERGPTQETSSSPTSEPKEE, encoded by the exons ATGGGGACTGTGTCCGGAGCAGCCTTGGTTTTGGCctgtttaactgttgcttctgtgGCCTCTGATGGAG GTTTCAAGACTTCAGGGCAGAGAGAGCTAGGGCCAGAGCCCCTGACGCACCCCCTCCAAGAAG TGGGCTATGCTGcacccccttccccacctctgACCAGAGCCCTCCCCCAGGGTCACCCAGACACCGCCCAGCATAGCCTTCACTTTGAGGGACAGAGTGAAG TGCAGCCCCCTCCCTCACAGGAGGCCATCCCCCTCCAAGAGGAGCtgctccctccccagctccctgtggaaaagaaag GGGGTCCCCCTCTCCCTCAAGAAGCTGTCCCCCTCCAAGAggagctgccccctccccaggttcCTATTGAACAGAAGGAAG AAAAGCCAGCTCcttccatggaccatagccccccAGAGCCCGAGTCCTGGAATCCAGCCCAGCACTGCCAACAGGGCCGACCCCGAGGTGGCTGGGGTCACCGGCTGGATGGCTTCCCCCCTGGGCGGCCTTCCCTGGACAATCTGGACCAGATCTGCCTTCCTAGTCGTCAGCATGTGGTGTACGGCCCTTGGAACCTGCCACAGACTGGCTTTTCCCACCTCAGCCGTCAGGGTGAGACCCTCAATCTGCTGGAGACAGGATATTCTCGCTGCTGCCGCTGTCACAACCCCACGAACCGCTTGGATTGTGCAGAACTCGTG TGGGAAGACGCAGTGACCCGGTTCTGTGAGGCCGAGTTTTCGGTCAAGACCCAACCCCACGGGTGCTGCAAAAAGCAGGGGGAGGCTCGATTATCCTGCTTCCAGGAGGAAGCTCCCCGGCCACACTACCAGCTCCGGGCCTGCCCCAGCCACCAGCCTGGTATTTCTTTGGGCCCCGAGCTGCCCTTTCCCCCTGGGCTACCCACAGTGGACAATATCAAGAACATCTGCCACCTAAAACGCTTCCGCTCGGTGCCACGCAACCTCCCAGCCACGGACTCCATCCAAAGGCAGCTGCAGGCCCTGACCCGGCTGGAGGCAGAGTTCCAGCGCTGCTGCCGGCAGGGGAACAACCACACCTGTACCTGGAAGGCC TGGGAGGATACCCTCGATGGGTACTGTGACCGGGAGCAGGCTATAAAGACCCATCACCACTCGTGTTGCCGCTACCCACCTAGCCCCCTCCGAGATGAATGCTTCGCCCGTCGGGCTCCCTATCCCAACTATGACCGGGATATCTTGACCCTTGACCTCAGCCGAATCACCCCCAACCTCATGAATCACCTCTGTGGAAACCAAAGAGTTCTCAGCAAGCA CAAGCAGATTCCTGGGCTGATTCAGAAAGTAACTGCCCGCTGCTGTGACCTGCCGTTGCCAGAACAGGCCTGCTGTGCTGAGGAGGAG AAATCAGCCTTTATCAATGACCTGTGTGGTTCCCGACGTAACTTCTGGCGAGACTCTGCCCTCTGCTGTAAACTGAGTCCTGGGGATGAACAGGTCAACTGCTTCAACACGAATTATCTGAGGAATGTGGCTTTAGTGACTGGGGACACTAGGGATGCCAAGGGCCCCAGGGAGCGGGGCCCAACTCAGGAAACAAGCAGCAGCCCCACCTCTGAGCCCAAGGAAGAGTGA
- the TARS2 gene encoding threonine--tRNA ligase, mitochondrial isoform X2 → MLDNITIGNFRTNTNHPHPQAAVPTPPHWLVERLGHFEELWTAQVKRLASMAQKEQRTIKISLPGGQKVDAVAWKTTPYQLAQQISSNLADTAVAAQVNGEPYDLERPLETDSDLRFLTFDSAQGKAVFWHSSTHVLGAAAEQLLGAVLCQGPSTECGFYHDFFLGKERTIKGSELPVLERICQELAAAAQPFRRLEASRAQLRQLFKDNPFKLRLIEEKVTGPTATVYGCGMLVDLCRGPHLRHTGQIGGLKLISNSSSVWRFPGAPETLQRVSGISFPTAEELRAWEEWREEAESRDHRRIGKEQELFFFHELSPGSCFFLPRGTRVYNALVAFIRTEYTRRGFSEVKTPTLFSTKLWELSGHWEHYREDMFALQPPGLDRPCSSQSEHSARHPADTLALKPMNCPAHCLMFAHRPRSWRELPLRLADFGALHRAEASGSLGGLTRLRCFQQDDAHIFCAPDQLEAEIQGCLDFLRSVYTILGFSFHMALSTRPSGFLGEPCLWDQAEQVLQQALEEFGAPWDLNPGDGAFYGPKIDVHVRDALGRPHQCGTIQLDFQLPLRFDLQYKGQSGALERPVLIHRAVLGSVERMLGVLAESCGGKWPLWLSPFQVVVIPVGMEQEEYAREAQQSLRAAGLVGDLDADSGLTLSRRIRRAQLAHYNFQFVVGQREQSKRTVNIRTRDNRRLGERDLAEAVQRLLELQDTRVPNAEEIF, encoded by the exons ATGCTTGATAACATCACCATTGGAAACTTCAGAACCAACACCAACCATCCCCACCCTCAG GCAGCTGTGCCGACCCCTCCACACTGGTTGGTAGAGCGGCTTGGCCATTTTGAGGAGCTATGGACTGCTCAGGTAAAGAGGTTAGCAAGCATGGCACAGAAGGAACAGCGGACTATTAAGATATCACTTCCTGGAGGTCAGAAAGTGGATGCTGTGGCATGGAAGACAACCCCTTACCAACTAGCCCAGCAGATTAG TTCAAACCTGGCAGATACTGCAGTGGCTGCTCAAGTGAATGGAGAACCTTATGATCTGGAGCGGCCCTTGGAGACAGATTCTGACCTCAGGTTTCTGACATTCGATTCTGCACAGGGGAAAGCG GTATTCTGGCACTCCAGTACCCATGTCCTGGGGGCAGCAGCTGAGCAGCTTCTAGGTGCTGTCCTCTGCCAAGGCCCAAGCACAGAATGTGGCTTTTACCATGATTTCTTCTTAGGAAAGGAACG GACAATCAAGGGCTCAGAGCTGCCTGTTTTGGAACGGATTTGCCAGGAACTTGCAGCTGCTGCTCAGCCCTTCCGGAGACTGGAGGCTTCCCGGGCTCAGCTTCGCCAGCTCTTCAAG GATAACCCGTTTAAGCTTCGCTTGATTGAGGAGAAAGTGACAGGTCCAACGGCAACAGTGTATGG GTGTGGCATGCTGGTTGATCTGTGCAGAGGCCCCCACCTTCGGCATACTGGACAGATCGGAGGCCTGAAGCTGATATCG AACTCATCATcagtgtggagatttccaggCGCCCCAGAGACACTGCAGAGAGTGTCTGGCATTTCCTTCCCCACTGCAGAGGAGCTGAGGGCCTGGGAAGAATGGAGGGAGGAAGCAGAGTCACGGGACCACCGGCGCATTGGGAAG GAACAGGAGCTCTTCTTCTTCCATGAACTGAGCCCTGGGAGCTGCTTCTTCCTGCCTCGAGGGACAAGGGTGTATAATGCACTGGTGGCTTTTATCAGG ACTGAGTACACCCGCCGTGGTTTCTCAGAAGTGAAAACGCCCACATTGTTTTCTACGAAGCTCTGGGAATTGTCAGGGCACTGGGAGCATTATCGGGAAGACATGTTTGCCCTGCAGCCGCCAGGcctggacaggccctgcagctctcAGAGTGAGCACTCTGCCAGACACCCCGCAGACACACTCGCCCTCAAGCCCATGAACTGCCCTGCGCACTG CCTAATGTTCGCCCACCGGCCCAGATCCTGGCGAGAGCTGCCCCTGCGACTGGCCGACTTCGGGGCCCTGCACCGGGCTGAGgcctctgggagcctggggggcctgACCCGGCTTCGGTGCTTCCAGCAGGATGACGCCCACATCTTCTGTGCACCGGATCAG CTGGAAGCAGAGATCCAAGGCTGTCTTGATTTCCTCCGCTCTGTCTACACCATCCTTGGCTTTTCCTTCCACATGGCACTGTCTACCCGGCCGTCTGGCTTCCTGGGAGAGCCTTGCCTTTGGGACCAGGCCGAGCAG GTCCTGCAGCAGGCCCTAGAAGAATTTGGAGCACCGTGGGATCTCAACCCTGGAGATGGTGCATTCTATGGGCCTAAG ATTGATGTGCACGTCCGCGATGCCCTGGGTCGACCCCATCAGTGTGGGACAATCCAGCTTGATTTCCAGCTGCCCCTGAGATTTGACCTCCAGTACAAGGG GCAGTCGGGGGCCCTAGAGCGTCCAGTCCTCATTCATCGAGCCGTGCTCGGTTCCGTGGAAAGGATGTTGGGAGTGCTGGCGGAGAGCTGTGGGGGAAAATG GCCACTGTGGCTGTCCCCGTTCCAGGTGGTGGTCATCCCTGTGGGGATGGAGCAGGAGGAATATGCCAGAGAG GCACAGCAGAGCCTGCGAGCTGCAGGACTGGTTGGTGACCTGGATGCTGACTCGGGACTGACCCTCAGCCGGAGAATCCGCCGGGCTCAGCTCGCACACTACAATTTTCAGTTTG TGGTTGGCCAGAGAGAGCAGAGTAAGAGAACAGTGAACATCCGGACTCGAGATAACCGTCGGCTTGGAGAACGGGACTTGGCCGAGGCTGTACAGCGGCTGCTGGAGCTACAGGACACCAGGGTCCCAAATGCTGAGGAAATTTTCTGA
- the TARS2 gene encoding threonine--tRNA ligase, mitochondrial isoform X1 — translation MGLYQRCWRLRFPGLYACGLHTAAVPTPPHWLVERLGHFEELWTAQVKRLASMAQKEQRTIKISLPGGQKVDAVAWKTTPYQLAQQISSNLADTAVAAQVNGEPYDLERPLETDSDLRFLTFDSAQGKAVFWHSSTHVLGAAAEQLLGAVLCQGPSTECGFYHDFFLGKERTIKGSELPVLERICQELAAAAQPFRRLEASRAQLRQLFKDNPFKLRLIEEKVTGPTATVYGCGMLVDLCRGPHLRHTGQIGGLKLISNSSSVWRFPGAPETLQRVSGISFPTAEELRAWEEWREEAESRDHRRIGKEQELFFFHELSPGSCFFLPRGTRVYNALVAFIRTEYTRRGFSEVKTPTLFSTKLWELSGHWEHYREDMFALQPPGLDRPCSSQSEHSARHPADTLALKPMNCPAHCLMFAHRPRSWRELPLRLADFGALHRAEASGSLGGLTRLRCFQQDDAHIFCAPDQLEAEIQGCLDFLRSVYTILGFSFHMALSTRPSGFLGEPCLWDQAEQVLQQALEEFGAPWDLNPGDGAFYGPKIDVHVRDALGRPHQCGTIQLDFQLPLRFDLQYKGQSGALERPVLIHRAVLGSVERMLGVLAESCGGKWPLWLSPFQVVVIPVGMEQEEYAREAQQSLRAAGLVGDLDADSGLTLSRRIRRAQLAHYNFQFVVGQREQSKRTVNIRTRDNRRLGERDLAEAVQRLLELQDTRVPNAEEIF, via the exons ATGGGGCTGTATCAGAGGTGTTGGCGGCTTCGGTTCCCAGGGTTATACGCCTGCGGGCTGCACACG GCAGCTGTGCCGACCCCTCCACACTGGTTGGTAGAGCGGCTTGGCCATTTTGAGGAGCTATGGACTGCTCAGGTAAAGAGGTTAGCAAGCATGGCACAGAAGGAACAGCGGACTATTAAGATATCACTTCCTGGAGGTCAGAAAGTGGATGCTGTGGCATGGAAGACAACCCCTTACCAACTAGCCCAGCAGATTAG TTCAAACCTGGCAGATACTGCAGTGGCTGCTCAAGTGAATGGAGAACCTTATGATCTGGAGCGGCCCTTGGAGACAGATTCTGACCTCAGGTTTCTGACATTCGATTCTGCACAGGGGAAAGCG GTATTCTGGCACTCCAGTACCCATGTCCTGGGGGCAGCAGCTGAGCAGCTTCTAGGTGCTGTCCTCTGCCAAGGCCCAAGCACAGAATGTGGCTTTTACCATGATTTCTTCTTAGGAAAGGAACG GACAATCAAGGGCTCAGAGCTGCCTGTTTTGGAACGGATTTGCCAGGAACTTGCAGCTGCTGCTCAGCCCTTCCGGAGACTGGAGGCTTCCCGGGCTCAGCTTCGCCAGCTCTTCAAG GATAACCCGTTTAAGCTTCGCTTGATTGAGGAGAAAGTGACAGGTCCAACGGCAACAGTGTATGG GTGTGGCATGCTGGTTGATCTGTGCAGAGGCCCCCACCTTCGGCATACTGGACAGATCGGAGGCCTGAAGCTGATATCG AACTCATCATcagtgtggagatttccaggCGCCCCAGAGACACTGCAGAGAGTGTCTGGCATTTCCTTCCCCACTGCAGAGGAGCTGAGGGCCTGGGAAGAATGGAGGGAGGAAGCAGAGTCACGGGACCACCGGCGCATTGGGAAG GAACAGGAGCTCTTCTTCTTCCATGAACTGAGCCCTGGGAGCTGCTTCTTCCTGCCTCGAGGGACAAGGGTGTATAATGCACTGGTGGCTTTTATCAGG ACTGAGTACACCCGCCGTGGTTTCTCAGAAGTGAAAACGCCCACATTGTTTTCTACGAAGCTCTGGGAATTGTCAGGGCACTGGGAGCATTATCGGGAAGACATGTTTGCCCTGCAGCCGCCAGGcctggacaggccctgcagctctcAGAGTGAGCACTCTGCCAGACACCCCGCAGACACACTCGCCCTCAAGCCCATGAACTGCCCTGCGCACTG CCTAATGTTCGCCCACCGGCCCAGATCCTGGCGAGAGCTGCCCCTGCGACTGGCCGACTTCGGGGCCCTGCACCGGGCTGAGgcctctgggagcctggggggcctgACCCGGCTTCGGTGCTTCCAGCAGGATGACGCCCACATCTTCTGTGCACCGGATCAG CTGGAAGCAGAGATCCAAGGCTGTCTTGATTTCCTCCGCTCTGTCTACACCATCCTTGGCTTTTCCTTCCACATGGCACTGTCTACCCGGCCGTCTGGCTTCCTGGGAGAGCCTTGCCTTTGGGACCAGGCCGAGCAG GTCCTGCAGCAGGCCCTAGAAGAATTTGGAGCACCGTGGGATCTCAACCCTGGAGATGGTGCATTCTATGGGCCTAAG ATTGATGTGCACGTCCGCGATGCCCTGGGTCGACCCCATCAGTGTGGGACAATCCAGCTTGATTTCCAGCTGCCCCTGAGATTTGACCTCCAGTACAAGGG GCAGTCGGGGGCCCTAGAGCGTCCAGTCCTCATTCATCGAGCCGTGCTCGGTTCCGTGGAAAGGATGTTGGGAGTGCTGGCGGAGAGCTGTGGGGGAAAATG GCCACTGTGGCTGTCCCCGTTCCAGGTGGTGGTCATCCCTGTGGGGATGGAGCAGGAGGAATATGCCAGAGAG GCACAGCAGAGCCTGCGAGCTGCAGGACTGGTTGGTGACCTGGATGCTGACTCGGGACTGACCCTCAGCCGGAGAATCCGCCGGGCTCAGCTCGCACACTACAATTTTCAGTTTG TGGTTGGCCAGAGAGAGCAGAGTAAGAGAACAGTGAACATCCGGACTCGAGATAACCGTCGGCTTGGAGAACGGGACTTGGCCGAGGCTGTACAGCGGCTGCTGGAGCTACAGGACACCAGGGTCCCAAATGCTGAGGAAATTTTCTGA